A window of the Polaribacter sp. HaHaR_3_91 genome harbors these coding sequences:
- a CDS encoding DUF3822 family protein has product MIKKTVIKKNSRNTVTHSKDTKLSIQFNLDGFSFCIINNTTKETNYFSEYVFKEKQLTPENLLKKIEEIFKTDIHLQKDFSSVLVIHQNNLFSLVPNQYFSEDVLSEYLNFNIKTLATDFIAYDDIETINAKNVYVPYVNINNYLFQNFGEFEYQHHLTILIEKLISTNNSDDKKVFVNVSKENYDIVVLENKQLQFSNSFNFQTKEDFIYYILFTFEQLKLDVEKIGLFFTGDIEPESEIYKITYQYIRNVSFLESNNKIFNELDASKHSNYILLNS; this is encoded by the coding sequence ATGATAAAAAAGACCGTGATCAAGAAGAATAGTAGAAATACTGTAACACACTCAAAAGATACAAAGTTATCCATTCAATTTAATTTGGATGGATTTTCTTTTTGTATCATAAACAACACTACAAAAGAAACTAATTATTTTTCTGAATATGTTTTTAAAGAGAAACAATTAACTCCAGAGAATCTATTAAAAAAAATAGAAGAAATATTTAAAACAGATATACATTTACAAAAAGATTTTTCTTCTGTTTTAGTTATTCATCAAAACAATTTATTTTCACTAGTACCTAATCAATATTTTTCTGAAGACGTACTTTCTGAATATCTTAACTTTAATATTAAAACATTGGCCACAGATTTTATTGCATATGATGATATAGAAACCATCAATGCAAAAAATGTATATGTGCCTTATGTAAATATTAATAATTACTTATTTCAAAATTTTGGAGAGTTTGAATACCAACATCATTTAACTATTTTAATTGAAAAATTAATTTCAACTAATAATTCTGACGATAAAAAGGTATTTGTAAATGTTTCTAAAGAAAATTACGACATTGTTGTACTAGAAAATAAACAATTGCAATTTTCCAATTCATTTAATTTTCAAACAAAAGAAGATTTTATCTATTATATCTTATTTACATTCGAACAATTAAAGTTAGATGTAGAGAAAATAGGTTTATTTTTTACGGGAGATATTGAGCCAGAATCTGAAATTTACAAAATAACGTATCAATACATTAGAAATGTTTCCTTTTTAGAAAGCAACAACAAAATTTTTAATGAATTAGATGCTTCTAAACATTCTAATTATATACTTTTAAATTCATGA
- a CDS encoding RsmD family RNA methyltransferase, whose protein sequence is MRIISGKHKSRRLSAPKNLPVRPTTDMAKESLFNILNNTYFFDSIAVIDLFSGTGNISYEFGSRGTKDIYAIDAHFGCIKYINETAKVLDLPINTFKSDVYKFLEKTSLQADIIFADPPYDFEEEQFLKIVDLVFTRKLLKEEGVLIVEHSKHTELSKHENHSYDKRYGGNVFSFFENE, encoded by the coding sequence ATGAGAATAATTTCTGGAAAACACAAAAGTAGACGTTTATCAGCGCCTAAGAACTTACCTGTTCGCCCTACAACAGATATGGCAAAGGAATCGTTGTTTAACATTTTAAATAACACGTATTTCTTTGATAGTATTGCTGTAATAGACCTTTTTTCTGGTACAGGAAACATTAGTTACGAATTTGGTTCTAGAGGAACAAAAGATATTTACGCTATAGATGCTCACTTTGGATGTATAAAATATATCAACGAAACAGCTAAAGTTTTAGACTTACCAATAAATACTTTTAAAAGTGATGTTTACAAGTTTTTAGAAAAGACTTCTTTACAAGCAGATATTATTTTTGCTGACCCACCTTACGATTTTGAAGAAGAACAATTTTTAAAAATAGTAGATTTAGTTTTTACTAGAAAACTACTAAAGGAAGAAGGTGTTTTAATTGTTGAACACTCTAAACATACAGAACTTTCTAAACATGAAAACCACAGTTACGACAAGCGCTACGGAGGAAATGTATTTAGTTTCTTTGAAAACGAATAA
- a CDS encoding MoxR family ATPase, translating to MSDVKAVKDLVDKYNALKTEIGKVIIGQHEAVNFTLLSIFCGGHSLLVGVPGLAKTLLVNTVSDALGLGFKRIQFTPDLMPSDILGSEILDENRHFKFIKGPIFSNIILADEINRTPPKTQAALLEAMQERSVTVSGNHYKLDLPFFVLATQNPIEQEGTYPLPEAQLDRFMFSIYLEYPSFEEEVAVVKSTTGNKNTTINPLFSAEEIVEIQKLIRKIPVADNVIEYAVGLVGKTRPKSKEATDLVKSYLDWGAGPRASQNLILAAKAHAVVNGKFSPDIENVKAVAIPILSHRIVKNYKAEAEGITVADIIKSLL from the coding sequence ATGTCTGACGTTAAAGCTGTAAAGGATTTAGTAGATAAATACAACGCGCTAAAAACAGAAATAGGTAAAGTAATTATAGGTCAGCATGAGGCTGTTAATTTTACTTTATTGTCTATTTTTTGCGGGGGACATTCATTATTAGTTGGTGTACCTGGTTTGGCTAAAACTTTGTTAGTAAATACAGTGTCAGATGCTTTAGGATTAGGTTTTAAAAGAATTCAGTTTACGCCAGATTTAATGCCTTCCGACATTTTAGGGAGTGAAATTTTAGATGAAAACAGACATTTTAAATTTATAAAAGGACCTATTTTCTCTAATATTATTCTTGCTGATGAAATTAACAGAACTCCACCAAAAACGCAGGCAGCTTTATTAGAGGCAATGCAAGAGCGTTCTGTAACGGTTTCTGGGAATCATTATAAATTAGACTTACCATTCTTTGTATTAGCAACACAAAACCCAATTGAGCAAGAAGGGACATATCCTTTACCTGAAGCTCAATTAGATCGATTTATGTTTTCTATTTATTTAGAATATCCTTCATTTGAAGAAGAGGTAGCAGTTGTAAAAAGTACAACAGGTAATAAAAACACCACTATAAATCCATTGTTTTCGGCGGAAGAAATTGTTGAAATTCAAAAACTAATACGTAAAATTCCTGTTGCAGATAATGTAATAGAATATGCAGTTGGTTTAGTTGGTAAAACAAGACCAAAATCTAAAGAAGCGACAGACTTAGTAAAATCTTACTTAGATTGGGGTGCAGGACCAAGAGCATCTCAAAACTTAATCTTAGCAGCAAAAGCACATGCAGTTGTAAACGGAAAGTTTTCTCCGGATATCGAGAATGTGAAAGCAGTAGCAATCCCTATTTTATCGCACAGAATTGTAAAAAATTACAAAGCAGAGGCAGAAGGAATTACAGTCGCAGATATTATAAAGTCTCTATTATAG
- a CDS encoding peptidylprolyl isomerase → MQHRTTILKYIKSSIFALFLCFLGLQTSAQKVKIDGVAVVIGKNIVLDSDIAKFKQEVEVRSEGKVQISDCEMLEELMQQKLMAHHAVVDSVTVSDAEISDKVDRSIQYFTQQYGNIDKVIKAYGFNDLEDLKKELTTVQTENLLIEKEQLKITEKIDVTPEEVRLYFNGLKEKGELPQFPAEIELAQIVLTAVPTKEETERVIAKLLEIKKDIEDGSNFRMKAIINSDDPGVTNNGGEYTVTKESAFIKEFKEMAFTLDIGQVSKPFKSEFGYHIMQLHAVKGNTRVASHILMQPEVPDSKMNELKVKADSIVQKIREGALTFEEAVKKYSDDEDTRNSGGLIINPSTGESKFDLTRMDPAFYARVSDLKKGEMTDPFYDEERSGDKMFKFILMKGRTDTHVANIIDDYVKVQQLALQKKKEETITKWSKEKIKDTYINIGLTHSKCTFDKNWKKAVNK, encoded by the coding sequence ATGCAACACAGAACAACAATTTTAAAATATATTAAATCATCAATTTTTGCATTATTCTTATGCTTTTTAGGACTGCAAACTTCCGCACAAAAGGTGAAAATAGATGGTGTAGCCGTTGTTATTGGTAAAAACATAGTTTTAGATTCTGATATTGCTAAATTTAAGCAAGAGGTAGAGGTAAGAAGCGAAGGGAAAGTGCAAATTTCAGACTGCGAAATGCTAGAAGAATTAATGCAGCAGAAATTAATGGCACATCACGCAGTTGTAGATAGTGTTACAGTTTCTGATGCTGAAATTTCTGATAAAGTAGATAGAAGTATTCAGTACTTTACACAACAATACGGAAATATAGACAAAGTAATTAAAGCTTATGGTTTTAATGATTTAGAAGATTTAAAAAAGGAACTGACTACGGTTCAAACAGAAAATCTTTTAATTGAAAAAGAACAATTAAAAATTACAGAAAAAATAGATGTTACTCCAGAAGAAGTTCGTTTGTATTTTAATGGATTAAAAGAAAAAGGAGAATTACCTCAGTTTCCTGCAGAGATAGAATTGGCTCAAATAGTTTTAACAGCAGTCCCTACAAAAGAAGAAACAGAAAGAGTTATTGCTAAGTTATTAGAAATTAAAAAGGATATAGAAGACGGATCTAACTTTAGAATGAAAGCGATTATTAATTCAGATGATCCTGGAGTTACAAATAATGGAGGAGAGTATACAGTGACAAAAGAATCTGCTTTTATTAAAGAATTTAAAGAAATGGCTTTTACTTTAGATATTGGTCAGGTTTCTAAACCATTTAAATCTGAATTTGGTTATCATATTATGCAATTGCATGCAGTTAAAGGAAATACAAGAGTTGCTTCTCATATATTAATGCAACCAGAAGTTCCAGATTCTAAAATGAATGAGCTTAAAGTGAAAGCAGATAGTATTGTTCAAAAAATTAGAGAAGGAGCTTTAACTTTTGAGGAAGCTGTTAAAAAATATTCTGATGACGAGGATACAAGGAATAGTGGCGGGCTTATTATTAACCCATCCACAGGAGAATCTAAATTCGATTTAACAAGAATGGATCCTGCTTTTTATGCAAGAGTAAGTGATCTTAAAAAAGGTGAAATGACAGACCCTTTTTATGATGAAGAAAGATCTGGAGATAAAATGTTTAAATTCATTTTAATGAAAGGTAGAACAGATACGCATGTTGCAAATATTATTGATGATTACGTTAAAGTACAGCAACTAGCACTTCAAAAAAAGAAAGAAGAAACTATTACAAAATGGTCTAAAGAAAAAATAAAAGACACTTACATTAACATCGGACTTACACATAGTAAATGTACGTTTGATAAGAATTGGAAAAAAGCAGTAAATAAATAA
- a CDS encoding peptidylprolyl isomerase: protein MKKIVLLFVLSVSMSVFSQKKDKTLITIDGETTTVSEFKRVYEKNLDAIDNEEAKSVTKNLDLYINYKLKVNEAYAINLDTLPSYKREMESYKNQLSAPYLQDTTFIDQLVKDAYFRTKNQVKAKHILIRLPREASPKDTLMVYNKILELRERIIKGEQFEAIAAQYSEDRSAQDDPKTGRKGNGGNLGYFSAFNMVYPFEVAAYATKVGEISMPFKTQFGYHIMQVDDVKESKGEIEAAHILIRDTTAVGKVKIDSIYAKLNNKERFDDLAKKYSEDPGSKNNGGKLGKFGAGRMVKSFDDAAFALENVSDFSKPFRSQFGWHIVQLLKKHPIKSFDEMKVELKEKIKKSSRMQLSEDAVVNKLKKEYTITEYDEAKKILDRKNLRAIPKDSLQNTIISINDKNITQETFIKYIRNRRHLAVFKLFEMFKDDQILTYYKENLIYTEPEYAYTLKEYEDGLLLFELMQEKIWTKSSNDSIGLQKFFENQKDTYATSDLDSIKGQVINDYQNFLDENWIADLRKKSKVKVSKKELKKLIKFYENK, encoded by the coding sequence ATGAAAAAAATAGTTTTATTATTTGTTTTAAGTGTATCAATGTCTGTCTTCTCACAAAAGAAAGATAAAACATTAATTACAATTGATGGTGAAACAACAACTGTTTCTGAATTTAAAAGAGTCTATGAAAAAAATTTAGATGCTATAGATAATGAAGAGGCTAAAAGTGTTACTAAAAATTTAGATTTATATATTAATTATAAGCTAAAAGTAAATGAAGCTTATGCTATTAATTTAGATACATTGCCTTCTTATAAAAGAGAAATGGAGTCTTATAAAAATCAGCTTTCTGCACCTTATTTACAAGATACTACTTTTATAGATCAATTAGTGAAAGACGCTTATTTTAGAACTAAAAATCAGGTAAAGGCAAAGCATATTTTAATAAGATTGCCAAGAGAAGCATCACCAAAAGATACCTTAATGGTTTATAATAAAATCTTAGAACTAAGAGAAAGAATTATAAAAGGTGAACAGTTTGAAGCAATAGCGGCACAATATTCAGAAGATAGATCTGCACAAGACGATCCTAAAACAGGAAGAAAAGGAAATGGTGGTAATTTAGGCTATTTCTCTGCTTTTAATATGGTGTATCCTTTTGAGGTTGCTGCGTATGCTACTAAGGTTGGTGAAATTTCTATGCCATTTAAAACACAATTTGGATATCATATTATGCAAGTTGATGATGTAAAGGAATCTAAAGGAGAAATTGAAGCAGCACATATTTTAATAAGAGACACCACTGCTGTTGGTAAAGTGAAGATAGATAGTATTTATGCTAAATTAAATAATAAAGAGCGTTTTGACGATTTAGCAAAAAAATACTCAGAAGATCCGGGTTCTAAAAATAATGGAGGTAAGCTAGGTAAATTTGGAGCAGGAAGAATGGTGAAATCATTTGATGATGCAGCCTTCGCTTTAGAAAACGTATCAGATTTCTCTAAACCATTTAGAAGTCAGTTTGGTTGGCATATTGTACAATTGTTAAAAAAACATCCTATTAAATCTTTTGATGAAATGAAAGTTGAATTAAAAGAAAAGATAAAAAAGAGTTCTAGAATGCAGTTGTCTGAAGATGCAGTTGTAAATAAATTGAAAAAAGAGTACACAATAACAGAATATGATGAAGCTAAAAAGATTTTAGATCGTAAAAACCTAAGAGCAATTCCAAAAGACTCATTACAGAATACAATTATTAGTATAAATGATAAAAATATTACACAAGAAACTTTTATAAAATATATTAGAAATAGAAGGCATTTAGCTGTTTTTAAACTTTTTGAAATGTTTAAAGATGATCAAATTCTTACCTATTATAAAGAGAATTTAATTTATACAGAACCAGAATATGCATATACTTTAAAAGAATATGAAGATGGTTTGTTGCTTTTTGAATTGATGCAAGAAAAAATCTGGACAAAGTCTTCTAACGATTCAATTGGATTGCAAAAGTTCTTTGAGAACCAAAAGGATACTTATGCAACAAGCGATTTAGATAGTATAAAAGGACAGGTGATTAATGATTATCAAAACTTTTTAGACGAAAATTGGATTGCAGATTTAAGAAAGAAAAGTAAAGTTAAAGTGAGTAAAAAGGAATTAAAAAAGTTAATTAAATTTTACGAAAATAAATAA
- a CDS encoding DUF493 family protein, which produces MSDKKEFYKKLKSQLDDTTKFPADYMYKFIVPTDGNQVQEVEDLFNDSGAVINTKKSKTGKYVSVSIVLKIESSDKVIYYYLKAEKIKGIISL; this is translated from the coding sequence ATGAGTGATAAAAAAGAATTTTATAAAAAGTTAAAGAGCCAATTAGACGATACTACAAAGTTTCCTGCAGATTATATGTATAAATTTATTGTACCTACAGATGGTAATCAGGTACAAGAAGTAGAAGATTTATTTAACGATTCTGGGGCAGTAATTAATACAAAAAAATCTAAGACGGGGAAATATGTGAGCGTTTCTATCGTATTAAAGATAGAAAGTTCAGATAAAGTAATTTATTATTATTTAAAAGCTGAAAAAATTAAAGGAATCATATCATTATAA
- a CDS encoding AAA family ATPase, which translates to MQQKIVLIGGPGTGKTSVINELTNRGYFCMPEISREVTLEAQKKGIDQLFLTEPLLFSKMLLEGREKQFLEANKSEQKLVFFDRGIPDVHAYMDYFKTDYPATFFEKCNLYKYTKIFHFSPWKDIHITDNERYESFEETTEIDRFLMKSYTDLGYAIINVPFGSLKERTDFVINSLACEL; encoded by the coding sequence ATGCAGCAAAAAATAGTCTTAATAGGTGGACCTGGAACAGGAAAAACTTCCGTTATAAATGAATTAACAAATAGAGGGTATTTTTGTATGCCTGAAATTTCTAGAGAAGTAACCTTAGAAGCTCAAAAAAAAGGAATCGATCAACTGTTTTTAACAGAACCTTTATTATTTAGCAAAATGCTTTTAGAAGGCAGAGAAAAACAATTTTTAGAAGCGAATAAAAGCGAGCAAAAACTAGTCTTTTTTGATAGAGGAATTCCGGATGTTCATGCATATATGGATTATTTTAAAACCGACTATCCAGCAACATTTTTCGAAAAATGCAATCTTTATAAATACACTAAAATTTTTCATTTCTCTCCTTGGAAAGACATTCATATAACTGATAACGAGCGCTATGAATCTTTTGAAGAAACCACTGAAATAGACCGATTTTTAATGAAATCTTATACTGATTTAGGGTACGCAATAATTAATGTTCCTTTTGGCTCTTTAAAAGAAAGAACAGATTTTGTTATAAATTCGCTTGCTTGCGAATTATGA
- a CDS encoding ATP-dependent DNA helicase RecQ has translation MISPKEILKKYWCFSEFRPQQEEIITASLAQKDVIALLPTGGGKSICFQIPALAQEGVCLVISPLIALMQDQVENLTQKGIKATTIKSGSTQDEMITLFDNVKFGGIKFLYLSPERLQSYFIQQKIKELNVNLIAIDEAHCISEWGHDFRPSYRNINILRELKPETPFIALTATANQKVLGDIEKNLELKEPQLFKKSFYRENLAYQIFTIEDKLQRLLQIFTKTKTPAIVYVNSRKKTAQIASFLNANNFKSSFYHAGLSSVEKNISFENWMTEKTPIIVATNAFGMGIDKANVGLVIHLDLPTSIENYVQETGRAGRSGKKSFAVLLYNKSDVLLFKERLEKKLLSISEIKEIHRKLYQYFRISLGELSEESYSFNLLEFSKKYNYSVLKVDTALKILANNGIIEISNQYNKKSTLQFIVNSKTVLNYLDKNPIIKNFTNAILRTYAGLFEEEVKIDEFFIAKKSGLTTNLVLANFERLEKDNIIAYKPIKNDAELLFLVPREDDYTINRSSREMKQFIHQKKQKSEDLIAFVNNNSVCRSNQVLSYFDEIKTEKCGICDVCIAENRKPTKNLASEILLLLKEQQVLSSQEISASLVADEKDILIHLRQLLTDDKIKINHQNKYQLIH, from the coding sequence ATGATTTCGCCAAAAGAAATATTAAAAAAATATTGGTGCTTTTCTGAATTTAGACCCCAACAAGAAGAAATAATTACGGCATCTTTAGCACAAAAAGATGTAATTGCATTACTGCCAACAGGTGGAGGAAAATCTATCTGTTTTCAAATTCCGGCTTTAGCACAAGAAGGTGTCTGTTTAGTTATTTCTCCTTTAATTGCTTTAATGCAAGATCAGGTAGAAAACTTAACTCAAAAAGGAATAAAAGCAACAACCATTAAATCTGGTTCTACACAAGATGAAATGATAACATTGTTTGACAATGTTAAATTCGGAGGCATCAAATTCTTATATCTTTCTCCAGAAAGGTTGCAATCTTACTTTATTCAACAGAAAATAAAAGAATTAAACGTTAATTTAATTGCTATTGATGAAGCACATTGTATTTCTGAATGGGGACATGATTTTAGACCCTCTTATAGAAACATCAATATATTAAGAGAATTAAAACCAGAAACTCCTTTTATCGCTTTAACAGCAACGGCAAACCAAAAAGTTCTTGGTGATATTGAAAAAAACCTTGAATTAAAAGAACCACAACTTTTTAAAAAATCTTTTTACCGAGAAAATTTAGCGTATCAGATATTTACGATTGAAGATAAATTACAACGCTTACTTCAAATATTTACAAAAACGAAAACACCTGCAATTGTTTATGTCAATTCTAGAAAAAAAACAGCTCAGATAGCCTCATTTTTAAATGCAAATAATTTTAAAAGTTCCTTTTACCACGCTGGATTATCATCCGTAGAAAAAAATATTTCTTTTGAAAATTGGATGACAGAAAAAACACCCATTATAGTGGCTACAAATGCCTTCGGAATGGGAATTGACAAAGCAAACGTTGGTTTGGTTATTCATTTAGACTTGCCAACAAGCATCGAAAATTACGTACAAGAAACTGGTAGAGCAGGTAGAAGTGGTAAAAAATCGTTTGCCGTTTTATTGTATAACAAAAGTGATGTTTTATTATTTAAAGAACGCTTAGAAAAAAAATTATTAAGCATCTCTGAAATTAAAGAAATCCACAGAAAATTATATCAATATTTTAGAATTTCTTTAGGCGAATTAAGCGAAGAATCTTATTCTTTTAATCTTTTAGAGTTTTCTAAAAAGTATAATTATTCCGTATTAAAAGTAGATACTGCTCTTAAAATATTAGCTAATAACGGAATTATAGAAATTAGCAATCAGTATAACAAAAAATCTACATTGCAGTTTATTGTGAACAGTAAAACGGTTTTAAATTATTTGGATAAAAATCCTATAATTAAAAATTTTACCAACGCTATATTAAGAACCTATGCTGGTTTATTTGAGGAGGAAGTAAAAATTGATGAATTTTTTATCGCTAAAAAATCTGGTTTAACCACCAATCTTGTTTTAGCAAATTTTGAACGTTTAGAAAAGGATAATATAATTGCTTACAAACCCATAAAAAATGATGCAGAACTCTTATTTTTAGTACCAAGGGAAGATGATTATACTATAAATAGGTCTTCTAGAGAAATGAAGCAATTCATCCATCAGAAAAAACAAAAATCTGAAGATTTAATTGCTTTTGTAAATAACAATTCCGTTTGTAGAAGTAATCAAGTTTTAAGTTATTTTGATGAAATAAAAACCGAAAAATGTGGCATTTGTGATGTTTGTATTGCAGAAAACAGAAAGCCTACCAAAAATTTAGCATCAGAAATACTACTACTATTAAAAGAGCAACAAGTTTTATCATCCCAAGAAATTAGTGCTTCTTTAGTAGCAGATGAAAAAGACATTTTAATACATTTGCGACAACTATTAACAGATGATAAAATAAAAATCAATCATCAGAATAAATACCAATTAATCCACTAA
- the fmt gene encoding methionyl-tRNA formyltransferase, with protein sequence MKDMRIVFMGTPDFAVTILKHLVENDYNVVGVITAADKPAGRGRKLNESAVKKYATSVNLPILQPTNLKNEDFNIELKNLNADVQIVVAFRMLPKVVWQMPKYGTFNLHASLLPEYRGAAPIHWAIINGETKTGVTTFFIDDKIDTGEIILQEEIAVSETETVGTLHDKLMFLGADLVGKTIDLIATEKVTTTKQPDLEEKSASKLNPENCRIDWTDSLDNIYNKIRGLNPFPAAWTIIKNGEDEITAKIYAIRKEIEKEAHDFEIGKIIATKKELKVAVDGGFIIIDEIKLSGKKKMDAKSLLNGYNFSSEANVF encoded by the coding sequence ATGAAAGACATGCGTATTGTTTTTATGGGAACTCCAGATTTTGCTGTTACTATTTTAAAGCATTTGGTAGAAAATGATTATAATGTAGTTGGTGTTATTACAGCAGCAGACAAACCAGCAGGAAGAGGAAGAAAGTTAAATGAATCTGCAGTAAAAAAATATGCAACTTCGGTAAATTTGCCAATTTTGCAACCTACCAACTTAAAAAACGAAGATTTTAATATAGAATTAAAAAATTTAAATGCTGATGTACAAATTGTAGTCGCTTTTAGAATGTTGCCTAAAGTAGTTTGGCAAATGCCCAAATATGGTACTTTTAATTTACACGCTTCTTTATTACCAGAATATAGAGGTGCAGCACCAATACATTGGGCAATTATAAATGGAGAAACTAAAACGGGTGTAACCACTTTTTTTATTGATGATAAAATTGATACTGGAGAAATTATCTTACAAGAAGAAATAGCAGTTTCAGAGACAGAAACAGTTGGTACATTACATGACAAGTTAATGTTTTTAGGAGCCGATTTAGTTGGTAAAACTATAGACTTAATTGCTACAGAAAAAGTAACCACGACAAAACAACCAGATTTAGAAGAAAAATCTGCTTCTAAATTAAATCCTGAAAATTGCAGAATAGATTGGACAGATTCTTTAGACAACATCTATAATAAAATTAGAGGTTTAAACCCTTTTCCAGCAGCTTGGACAATCATCAAAAATGGAGAAGATGAAATAACAGCAAAAATCTATGCCATTAGAAAAGAAATAGAAAAAGAAGCTCATGATTTTGAAATTGGTAAAATAATTGCTACTAAAAAAGAATTAAAAGTAGCTGTTGATGGCGGTTTCATTATTATTGATGAAATAAAACTATCTGGAAAGAAAAAAATGGATGCAAAAAGTTTATTAAATGGCTATAATTTTTCTTCTGAGGCGAATGTCTTCTAA
- a CDS encoding HU family DNA-binding protein produces the protein MNKSDLIDAMAADAGISKVAAKAALESFTDNVTSALKGGDKVALVGFGTFSVSNRAARTGRNPQTGKTIEIAAKNVAKFKAGAGLSDAVN, from the coding sequence ATGAACAAGTCAGATTTAATCGATGCAATGGCTGCTGATGCAGGAATTTCTAAAGTAGCAGCTAAAGCGGCATTAGAATCTTTTACAGACAATGTAACTTCTGCTTTAAAAGGTGGTGATAAAGTTGCATTAGTTGGTTTCGGTACATTCTCTGTTTCTAACAGAGCTGCTAGAACTGGTAGAAATCCTCAAACAGGAAAAACTATAGAAATTGCTGCTAAAAACGTAGCTAAATTTAAAGCTGGAGCTGGTTTAAGCGACGCTGTAAACTAA
- a CDS encoding YqgE/AlgH family protein, with protein sequence MKNLKLNKGKLLIAEPAILNDSAFNRTIVLLTEHTSSNSVGFILNRPLDYTINDLLPEIDCNFPVYQGGPVEQDNLYFVHKVPQLLPDSIEVANGIFWGGSFECLKDLLNTDTLKASDIRFFLGYSGWEKEQLDQEMNQNSWFVGDNDFENIFSMDDESLWKNKLLQKGGNYKLWANAPSDFNLN encoded by the coding sequence ATCAAAAATTTGAAACTAAATAAAGGTAAATTATTAATTGCAGAACCAGCTATTTTAAACGATAGCGCCTTTAATAGAACTATAGTCTTATTAACAGAACACACCTCTAGTAATTCTGTTGGCTTTATCTTAAATAGACCTTTAGATTATACTATTAATGATTTGCTACCAGAAATTGACTGTAATTTTCCAGTATATCAAGGTGGTCCTGTAGAGCAAGATAACTTGTACTTTGTACATAAAGTACCACAACTACTTCCGGATAGTATAGAGGTTGCTAACGGAATATTTTGGGGAGGAAGTTTTGAGTGTTTAAAGGATTTGTTAAACACTGACACCTTAAAAGCATCTGATATTCGTTTTTTCTTAGGATATTCTGGCTGGGAAAAAGAACAACTAGACCAAGAAATGAATCAAAATTCATGGTTTGTAGGTGACAATGATTTCGAAAATATTTTTTCCATGGACGATGAAAGCCTATGGAAAAATAAATTACTACAAAAAGGAGGCAATTATAAGCTTTGGGCAAATGCCCCCAGTGATTTTAATTTAAATTAA